The genomic DNA CTGTTGATGATCGAGACGAACGAACCGAACGACAGGGCGGCCGTCGACACTCCGGAGGGCGAGCAGCTCCCGCCGATCCCAGGCGCCCGGTACGGGGCCTTCGACGTCGCGGATGGGACGACGATGATCTTCGACCGCGAGGCCGACGACGCCTGGCTCCGCGCCGACTGTGCGACCGAGGTGAGCCGGTGATGTTCCGGCGTCGCGAGGGACACGATGCCGACCTGGACCCCGTCATCACCCCCGAAGACGACTCGCTGCCGAGCGTGGATCCGGAGCGCTACGGCGCCTTCGACACCCGGAACGGGGAGACAGTGCTGTACGACAGCGACGCGAAGGGGGCCTGGATCCGCGCCGACCACTCCGTCACGGTTGACCGGTAACGCCGTCCACCGGCGGGTCGTCCACCGACGGTGGTCGGCCGCCCGGCCACGGTCGCGACCGGTCACCGTCCGGTGGCCTCCCGGGGACGGGTGGTGACCCCGGGATGCTCAGTCTGATACCAAGCATTACCTTCTACCGGCAATTGCTGGCGTCAGGCTCAGGGTAGTGGGGCGTGTCCACATACGTATGGCCACGAACGAGAGCGAGGCGGAGACGAGCGACCTGGCGGCCGTCATCACCCCGGAGGACGACTCGCTGCCGAGCATCCACCCGGAGCGATACGGGGCGTTCGAGACCCGTAACGGCGAGACGATCCTCTACGACAGCGACGCGAAGGGGGCCTGGATCCGCTCCGACACCTCGGTCGACCTCGGTCGGTAGACGGGTCTTCCCGGTCACAGGCCGTCCCGCTCGGCCGCGCCGACCCGGGGAAGCCGGCAGTCTTAATCCGGTGCCGTCGCCACGGTCGGCCAGTGCTCGGGTCCGAACTCGCCGGGGTGGTGCCGCCACGGACCGACTACGGGACGGTGGCCGACCTGCTGCGACTGCTCGTCGTTCCCGCCTTCGGCTACGCCGCGTACCGGGACATCCGGACCCGGCGGGTCGACGGGCGGCTGTGGGCGCCGCTCGTCGTCGTCGGACTCGTCGCCCTGCTGCTTGACTTCTCGCGGGTCGGGACGACCTCGTTCTCCGGCGAGCGGTTCCTCTTCCGGGTGGGCGTCTCGCTGGGGCTCGTGGGGTCGCTGGGCTACCTGTTCTGGCGGCTGGGCGCCTTCGGCGGGGCCGACGCGAAGGCCATCATGACGCTCTCGCTGTGCTTCCCCGTCTATCCGAGCTACACGCTCCCGGTCGGGAGTGTCCCCGACCACCGGGCGCCGCTGGGCGTGTTCTCCCTGACGATCCTCACGAACACCGTGCTGGCGGGACTGGCCTACCCACTGGTGCTGGCCGCCGGCAACGCCGCTCGCGGCCGGTTCGCCCTTCCGATGGCCATCGGCCGGCCGGTGGGGGTCGAGTCGGTCACCGAGCGGTACGGCCGGCTGCTGGAGACGCCCGCCGGCTTCACGCGGAGCGGCCTCGACCTGGACACGCTGCGGATGTACCTCCGCTGGCGCGGGACGACGCTGTCGGCCGTCCGGGACGCACCGGCGGCGTTCCGCGACCCCGACTCGGTGCCCCCGCCCGGGGCGCGCAACGACCCCACCAGCGGCTCCGTCGCGGAGGGTGACCCGGTGACGGATGGCGGGTCGCCGGATGCCGAGCGGCCGAGGATCGACGACGGCGAGGGCCGCGGAGACGGGGGCACCGTCCTGCCGGCCCCCGGTGTCCCGACGACGGACACGCCCGCGACCCCCGCGGTGCGACGGGTCGATGCATGGGGCGCCGCGGCGTTCCTCGATGACGTGGGCCACGCCTACGGCGCGAACGCGGCGGACCTGCGTGCCGCGCTGGCGCTGCTGACCGAGTCCGACCGCGAGGCGGTGTGGGTGTCACCGGGTATCCCGTTCGTGGTGCCGATGTTCGTCGGCCTCGTCCTCGCGCTGGTCGTCGGCGACGTGTTGCTCCTGCTGCTGGGGGCGACCTGACGGCGACACGACCCCGGCAGCGACATGACTCCGGCAGTGGCGTGAGGGCGGGCACCGCCGACCGGCGTTGCCCGTCAGCCCACGTCTGCCACGAAAAGACCTATCCTCGGCACGGGCCTCGCTCCGGGCATGAGCGAGACAGCGTCGGAGGCCGACGCCGAGGAGATCGGCGTGGACCTCGACTTCGGCGACGACGGGCTGGTCCCTGCCGTCGCACAGGACGCCGGGACCGGCGAGGTGCTGATGCTGGCCTACGTCGACCGCGAGGCGCTGGCGGCCACGCGCGAGACGGGCTACGCCCACTACCACTCGCGGTCGCGCGACGAGCTGTGGAAGAAGGGCGGCTCCAGCGGCCACGTCCAGCGGGTCCGCGAGGTCCGGGTGGACTGCGACGGTGACGCGCTGCTCTACCGGGTCGAGCAGGAGGGTGGCGCCTGCCACACCGGGTTCGAGAGCTGCTTCTACCGCACCCTCGACGGCGACGAGGTGGGCGAGCGCGTCTTCGACCCCGACGCGGTCTACGAGGACGGATGACCAGCTCACAGCATGAGGCGGCGGACACGGACGGCGGCGAGGAGAGCGCCACCACACTGGTCGCGGAACTGGACGCGGCGGAGACGGAGTTCGAGCGCCTCCGCGAGCGCGTCGACGAGTACGGCGTCGACGCGCTCGACCGCGTCACGGGCGCCTGCGAACAGGTCGACCGGCTGTTCGAGCGCTACGAGGACCGCGCCACCGACTACGACGACTTCCAGGGGTACGTCGAGTTCCAGGACACCTTCGTCGAGTTCGTGGCGGACCTGCCGGAGGACCTGCCCGCCCGCGACGCGTTCGAGGCGGCCGACGAGACGTTCCAGCGCTCGCGCCTGAAGGAGAAGCACTTCGCGCAGGCGCGCGAGGACCTCCAGCCCGCTCGCGACCTGGCGCAGCTGTACGAGGACTGGCAGACCGCCCGGCAGCGCTACAGCGACGCCCGATACGCCGTCGCCCAGCGACTGGAGGCCGTCGAGGCACGCATCGCCGACCTGGAGCAGACGCTGGAGTGGGGTGCGGCCGACCTCGACGCGCCGGTCGAGCGGCTGCGCGACCCCATCGAGACGTACGACGATGCCGTCCGGGCGGCGTTCACCGACCTCCGGCGCGACGCTCCCGCACACGAGACGCTCGACACCCTCGCGGCGGCGGCCGACGCGCCGCTGCTGGAGGCCCGCCGCCCACCCAGCCGCCTGCTGGAGTACGTCCACGATACCGAGGTCGGTGAGGAGTCGGTGACGAAACTCCTGGAGTACGCGGGCTACTCGAACTCGAAGCTGGGGCACTACGTCGACGACCCCGCGGCGTTCCAGCGCTGCGTGGCCGCCAACGAGACCTACCTCGACCGGCTCGACGCCGACCCACTGACGGTGGGCTGGCCGCCGCCGACCGCCGCGGAGCTGCGCTGGTGGGCCGACGCCGCCGAGTCCGTCGTCCGGCGGTTCGCGCCCGAGGACGTGGTGGCGGCGCTGCGCGAGGTCAGGGAGCTGACCCACGACGCCGACTACGACCGGCTGCAGGAGGCGGCGGTCGCGCGCGTGGAACTGGGCGAGCGCGAACGCGAGCGCCTGCGGAACGGCGACGTCGAGGCCGACCTCGCGGCGGCCCGCGAGGCCCACGACCTGCTCGATGCGGCACTGGCGGAACACCCGCCGCTGGAGGAGCGCTGAGCGTCGGCCTCATCCGCGCGGCTGCTTCACTCGCCCGGTGGCTCACTCGGCCGTCGTGTTCCCGCCGCCCCGTACGGTCGGACTCTCGGTGCGGACGTCGGTCGGCGTCATGTCTCCCCGGGAGACACTCAGCACCCGGGCGATGTTGCCGTCCCGGTAGAACAGTTCGGCGGTGTCGCCCAGGCGGACGCTGTTGAAGTCGCCCCGCGTGAGACTCGCCTCGCCACACCCCCCGTCTCCGTCGCTGTCGGGCGCGCAGTCGTGTTCGACCAGGTAATCGACGGCCGCGTACTGGTCCTCGAGGGCGTTGCCGAGCGGCTGCGAGACGACGAGCGGCCCGTCCCGCTGGAAGTCGTCGCGGTGGGCGCGGGCGATGGTCCGGGCCTCGTCGATGGCGTCGTAGACGATGCGCCCGCGGCCGTTCGCCGTCTCGACGACGACGTACTTCGCGCGGATGCGCCCCGTCTGCGTGACGCCAAGCGTGCTGAGGCAGCCGCTCAGGGCCGTCGTCGTGGCAACTGCCGTCGCGCCCAGTGCCCGGAGTGCCGCCCGTCGTCGCATGGACCCGGGTTCGAGGGGCGACGCAAGGAGGCTTGCGTTCCGGCGCGGTCGCTGCGCTCGGCGGCAGTCACTCGCGCTCGCGGTAGCAGGTCACGCTCCCCTCGCAGGTCGTCGTGCCGCTCGATGACGGCCCCGCCTCGTGGAGGGTCGCCTTCGTGACCGCTCCCACATCCGGGTTCCCGGACTGGTAGACCAGCCCCTTCGACTCGACGACCTCCCCCTCGACGGTGAACTGCAGGGCGTACGACCCGTTCCTGTACCGCGCTCTGCTCAGGTTGGCGACGTGCCACCGTTCGCCGGCATCGAGTTCGCGCGAGCGATTGAACACGACCTCGCCGTCGAACCCGCTTTCCTTCACCCGGACGCCGAACCGTTCGGAGACGGGGTAGTCGCTCTCGACGGCGACCCCGTACCGGACCGTCTCGGTCCCCGGGTCGGCGCCCCCGAGAAGACCGCTGCACCCGGCGCAGACGACCAGCGTCCCCAGCAGCAGCCACGTGAGGTATCGGCTCACGGTAGCGGGTCCCCCGCCGGTGGTAAGTTCCCTGTGCCGTGCATCCGCCGGTATTCATCCGGCGTGGCGGTGGTTCTCGCCGTTCAGATGCTGCCGGTCACGTCGCCGTACGAGCCTTCCTCGTACTCGTCGTCGGGGACGACGACGACGCTGCCGAAGCCCTCGCGGTCCTGGAGCATCTCGTGGGCGCGAGCCGTCTCGCTCATCGGCAGGACCTCACGGACGTACGGCGTGAACGTGCCGTCCCACACCAGCGAGAGGACGTCGTCCATCTCACCCGGCGTGCCCATCGTCGAGCCCATGATGTCCAGCTGCTTCCAGAAGATCTGCGTGATGTTGGTCTCGGGCTTCGGGCCGGTGGTCGCGCCGCAGGTGACCAGGCGGGCGCCCTGCGTGCAGGCCTTGATGGAGTCCTGCCAGGTGGCCGCGCCGATGTGGTCGACCACCACGTCGGCCCCGCGGCCGTCCGTGTCGCCCTTGATGGCGCTCACGAAGTCCTCCTCGTCGTAGTTGATGAGGTGGTCGGCGCCACACTCCGCGGCCAGTTCGAGCTTGGCCTCGCTGGAGGCCGTGGCCCACACCTCGGCGCCGGCGTTGGCGGCGATCTGGACCGCGGCGTGGCCCACGCCGCCGGAGGCGCCGTGGACGAGCACCTTCTCGCCCTGCTTGACCTCGGCGCGCGTGGTGAGCATCCGCCACGCGGTCTGGAACACGAGCGGCGCGGCCGCCGCGCGGACGAAGCTCACGTCGTCGGGGATGGGGACGAGGTTGTCCTCGGCGAGCGCGCTGTACTCGGAGTGGACGCCGGTCGTGTGCTCGCCGATGAGCATGAAGTTCTCACAGAGCGAGCGGTCGCCGTCCCGGCAGAACTCGCAGGTCCCGCAGGAGGTGGCCGGCGCGACGGCGACGCGGTCGCCCGCCTCGAACCGGGTCACGTCCTCGCCGACCTCCGTGACGACGCCCGCGCCGTCGCTGCCGGGGATGTGCGGGAACTCGCCCGGGCTGGGCATCCCGCGCCGGGTCCAGACGTCGAGGTGGTTCAGTCCGCCGGCCTTCATCTCGACCAGGCACTCGTCGCGGCCGACCTCGGGGTCCGGCAGCTCGTCGTACTGGATGACGTCGGTGTCGCCGTGCTCCTCGTAATAGACGGCCTTCATAGACCGGTCGTCGTGGGCGCGGCTCAAAACGGTAGCGGTACTGTGAGCGAGTGGCATCGTCCTGGGTCGACCCCCCGACGCAAGACCCATATCGGCCTCGCGGCTATCTCCACCGGATGCGGACCTCGTACCTGGGTGTGGTGGTCCTCGTGGCCGGCCTCGTCGCGATGAGCGCCGGCGGTGCGGCCTACGTCGACGCCCAGAAGTGCCGCACGGTCGCCGGCATCACGGTGACCGCCGTCGAGGAGCCACCCGAGAACCTCACGCGGGTCGCCTACGCTGACCTCACGGACGACCAGCAACAGGTGTTCGACCAGGTGCGTGGCGCGCGCCAGGCGCTCGTCCAGCGCGGCGTCTTCACCGAGGCGCTCGCGGTCACCTACGAGGGTGAGGACTACGTGGTCGCCGTCAGCGAGGAGCCCTCCTGTGGGGACCCGGCCGGCGACGGCGTGCGCGGCCCGCTGGTCGGGGGCGCGGCCCTCCTGCTCGTCGGCGCCGGCGTTGCGAAGTACGGGGACTGATGTCGAAATATCAGTACTTCTGGCCTGTTCGGCACACATTCCGCCAAAATCCGTGTTTCAGCTGGTATCTCCTGTCTCGCCCCTCGCCGCTCCCCGCACACTAACCTACCGCCGGGTCGAACGCCGCCCCATGAGCGACGACGGACACAACCACGACCACGCACACGAGGAGGAGCCCGACCCGCACGACCACGACCACTCGCACGACCACGACCACGGTGGCCACTCGCACCACGCCCACGACGTCGAGACCATCAGCGCGGGGGTGGTCACCGTCTCCTCGACGCGGAGCGTGAAGGACGACCCCGCCGGCGACGCCATCGTGAAGGCGTTCGAGGACGGCGGCCACGAGGTCGAGGTCCGCGAACTCGTCAACGACGACCTGGACGGCATCCAGTCCACCGTCGACCGGCTGGTCGCGCGTGACGACGTGAACACGGTCGTCACCACCGGTGGAACGGGCGTGACGCCGGACGACGTGACCATCGACGCCGTGCGACCGGTCCTGCGGACCGAGCTGCCGGGCTTCGGCGAGCTGTTCCGGCGGCTCTCATACGAGGAGGTCGGCACCCGTGTCGTCGGTACGCGTGCGCTCGCGGGCATCGCGCGCGGTGTCCCCGTCTTCTGTCTCCCCGGGAGCGAGAACGCGGCCCGGCTCGGGGCCGAGGAGATCATCGTCCCGGAGGCACCCCACCTCGCGGGCCTGGCCGACCGCGGCGCGGACCGGGAGACGGCCGCGGCTGCCGACGCGGACGCGGAGGGGTCCGGCCCCGAGTCCGACGGGGAGTGACCGGCCCGCGGCTCACCCGACGAGCGGGTCGTCACACCGGACGGTCGCTGGGTCGCCGCCGTCGAGTTCCAGGCTGCCGCCGAACGCCGCCACGAGGTCCCGGTTCGTCCGCAGGTGGTCGGTGAGCCGGCGTGTCGTCACCTCGCCGCCGGCTAGCGCCAGCACCACGGCGAGCTGGTCCGCCGTATGCACGTCGACGGCCGGGCCACCCTCGGCAGTCCCACCCGCCCGCCGGAACCGGTCGAACGCGCCGACGGCGTCGCCGGCCACGTCCTCCATCGGTTTCCCCTGCTCCCCGAGGCCGTCGAAGCCCGCGCCGGCGTCCGGGCCGTGCGCGACCACCGTCAGGACGGCGCCCGCCGAGTCCGTCTCGACGTACTCGGGGTGGGTCTCGACCGGGAGCCGGGTCAGGTCCCGGAGCGCCTGCCGGGCGGCGCGGGCGCCGCGCTCGGCCACGTCGGCGTCCGCGAGCGCCTCGGCGGCGACCGAGTGCACGGCGAGCCGTTCGGTCGGCCCGGCGCCTGTCAGTTCGAGCGGGCTGGGGTCGGCGCTCCCGAGTCGGAGGCTGGCCTCGCCCCCGCCTACCGGGAAGAACCCACGCCGTGAGAGGGCCACGCGGGCGTCGATGCCGGCCCGCCGCGCCAGCGGGAGCTTCACGCGCCGGTAGTGGTCGGTCGTCGGTGCCCACTTCACGTCCGTCCCGCCGGTCGCGCGCACGACGAGTTCCTCGTCCCGGTCGAGCGCGACCGAGAGGGGCACGAGTGCATCGAACACGAGCAGCACGCTGCCCGCGGTGTCGATGTCCACCTCGTACTCGCCCGGGCGGACGGGGCCGGGCTCGAACGTCAGCGTCTCGGAGCCGTACTCGGCGTCCGCCACCGCGGCGTCGCAGGCGGCCGCGACGGCCTCGACCGCGGCGAGGTGCTGTGGCTTCAGCCCGGGGTCCGGGCGGTCGCCACGGATGCCGGTCATCTCGAACGACCGGCCGGTGACCGCCGACAGGCCGAGCGCCGTCCGCAGGAGCTGGCCGCCGCCGGCGCTCCCGTCGAGTTCGAGCATACCGGCGGTCGGGTCCCATCCGGCCTCAACCCTGCGGTGGCCCGGCACCGTCTCGCACGGTGCCGGGCCGGCCTCGGTGCGGGCCGGAGCCGGCAGGCACACGTCGCCCCGCGCCGAACCCCGACCATGGACAAGCAGTCCCTCCGCGAGCGGGTGTGGGACGCGCTGGAGGACGAAGGGGTCGCGCGGTTCCCCTTCCCGCCGCACGGCCGCATCCCCAATTTCGCGGGCGCCGATGCGGCGGCCGAGCGCCTGACCGGGACCGAGGCGTGGCGCGCCGCAGAGACGGTGAAGGCGAACCCGGATGCCCCCCAGCTTCCGGTCCGCCGGGCCGCGCTCCGCGCCGGGAAGATCGTCTACATGGCGGTCCCGCGCCTGCGCGACGAGCGGTGCTTCCTCGAACTCGACCCCGATGTGCTGGAGGATTACGATGCCGCGACCACCGTCAGCGGCATCGGCGAGCACGGCCGGCAGGTCGGGCCCGACGAGATGCCCGAGGTCGACCTCGTCGTCTCGGGGAGCGTCGCCGTCTCGGCGTCGGGCGCACGCATCGGGAAGGGCGAGGGGTTCAGTGACCTGGAGTGGGCAGTCCTCCGGGAACTCGGCCTCGTGGACGAGGGGACGCCGGTGGCGACGACGGTCCACGAGCTACAGGTGCGCGACGAGGAGTGGGTGACTGACGAGCACGACGCGGCGCTGGATCTGGTGGTCACGCCCGAGCGGACCGTCGAGACCGGCGCGGCGGGGAAACCGAGAGGCATCGACTGGTCGCTGCTGTCCGAGGCGGATGTCGCTGAGATGCCCGTTCTGGAGAGATTTAGAGAATAATTTTACTATTAGTGTATTAGTATACATATGATCTAAGTTTATTGCAAATAGGCTGTCTAAATTGACTAATCTGGCGGTAGAGACGGATTGAACGCCCTATTCTGCTCCCCCTGCGACGACGACTGCGACAACAGAACCGTGTAGAAAGCCCCCGCCCGCTCGACTCGCGCGACTCGCTGCGCTCCTCGGTCGCGCCTTCGGCGCTCCCTGCGGTGCTTGCGTCGTCGTGCTTCGTCGAGCGGGCGGCCCCTTTCAGTCCCGCCCTGTTGCTTGCCGCATCGAGCGTTCGTGCGTGGTGGTTCCAGCGGAGTGCTAGTGTCCCCACACCTCCCCGCGCTCGCCCCGCGTGTGTTCCGACACGCTCGCTGGCGCTCGCGGTCTCCACAGCGGGGGTGCGAGCGCGCTTCCTGTTGGTGGAACCGGCTGGTCGACCAACCGCTCCCCGGCCGGGAGCGCGTGGCCGACCAACGGGAGGCCCGCGCGACCTGGGGAAGGGCAGGGCCACAGCGCCCGTTGAACAGGCCGCGTCCCTGGTGGACTCGAAGGGCGAGGCCGCTCGACCCGTCCCGGACGAAGCAAGGACCGCAGGGCTGCTGTGCAGCCCGAGGACCGCAGCGAGGCCCGGACGGTCGAGCGGCCGAGGGCTTCGTAGGCGTTCCGGTGGCCGCGGTCGCTGTTACCGTGAGAGAGCGCGAGACCGTTCGAGTCATCCCCCGCACCGAGCCCCTGGCCCCGTTCCTACTTCTCCCGGACGACGACGAACTCCGCGAGGTCGCGCAGGTAGTCGACCGCCCGGGAGTCCCGGCGGGTGGCGGTGTCCAGCGCCTCCAGCGCGGCGTCTGACTCGTCGCGGGCGCGCTGGTTGGCCTCCTCGGGGGAGAGGTCGGTCACCTGCACGATGGAGGGGCGCTCCATCTGTGCGTCCTGGCCGGTCGGCTTGCCCAGTTCCTCGGGGTCGGCCGTCTCGTCCAGCACGTCATCGCGGATCTGGAAGGCGACGCCGACGCGCTCTGCGTACTCGCCGAACGCCTCGACCCGGTAGGGGTCGGTGTCGGCGGCGACCGCGCCGAGTTCGGCGGCCGCCCGGAACAGGGCGCCCGTCTTCCGGCGCGCGAGGTCCATGTACTCGC from Haloglomus litoreum includes the following:
- a CDS encoding DUF7331 family protein, which produces MFRRREGHDADLDPVITPEDDSLPSVDPERYGAFDTRNGETVLYDSDAKGAWIRADHSVTVDR
- a CDS encoding DUF7331 family protein, whose amino-acid sequence is MATNESEAETSDLAAVITPEDDSLPSIHPERYGAFETRNGETILYDSDAKGAWIRSDTSVDLGR
- a CDS encoding A24 family peptidase — its product is MLGSELAGVVPPRTDYGTVADLLRLLVVPAFGYAAYRDIRTRRVDGRLWAPLVVVGLVALLLDFSRVGTTSFSGERFLFRVGVSLGLVGSLGYLFWRLGAFGGADAKAIMTLSLCFPVYPSYTLPVGSVPDHRAPLGVFSLTILTNTVLAGLAYPLVLAAGNAARGRFALPMAIGRPVGVESVTERYGRLLETPAGFTRSGLDLDTLRMYLRWRGTTLSAVRDAPAAFRDPDSVPPPGARNDPTSGSVAEGDPVTDGGSPDAERPRIDDGEGRGDGGTVLPAPGVPTTDTPATPAVRRVDAWGAAAFLDDVGHAYGANAADLRAALALLTESDREAVWVSPGIPFVVPMFVGLVLALVVGDVLLLLLGAT
- the hisI gene encoding phosphoribosyl-AMP cyclohydrolase encodes the protein MSETASEADAEEIGVDLDFGDDGLVPAVAQDAGTGEVLMLAYVDREALAATRETGYAHYHSRSRDELWKKGGSSGHVQRVREVRVDCDGDALLYRVEQEGGACHTGFESCFYRTLDGDEVGERVFDPDAVYEDG
- a CDS encoding DUF7118 family protein, producing the protein MTSSQHEAADTDGGEESATTLVAELDAAETEFERLRERVDEYGVDALDRVTGACEQVDRLFERYEDRATDYDDFQGYVEFQDTFVEFVADLPEDLPARDAFEAADETFQRSRLKEKHFAQAREDLQPARDLAQLYEDWQTARQRYSDARYAVAQRLEAVEARIADLEQTLEWGAADLDAPVERLRDPIETYDDAVRAAFTDLRRDAPAHETLDTLAAAADAPLLEARRPPSRLLEYVHDTEVGEESVTKLLEYAGYSNSKLGHYVDDPAAFQRCVAANETYLDRLDADPLTVGWPPPTAAELRWWADAAESVVRRFAPEDVVAALREVRELTHDADYDRLQEAAVARVELGERERERLRNGDVEADLAAAREAHDLLDAALAEHPPLEER
- a CDS encoding zinc-binding dehydrogenase; the protein is MKAVYYEEHGDTDVIQYDELPDPEVGRDECLVEMKAGGLNHLDVWTRRGMPSPGEFPHIPGSDGAGVVTEVGEDVTRFEAGDRVAVAPATSCGTCEFCRDGDRSLCENFMLIGEHTTGVHSEYSALAEDNLVPIPDDVSFVRAAAAPLVFQTAWRMLTTRAEVKQGEKVLVHGASGGVGHAAVQIAANAGAEVWATASSEAKLELAAECGADHLINYDEEDFVSAIKGDTDGRGADVVVDHIGAATWQDSIKACTQGARLVTCGATTGPKPETNITQIFWKQLDIMGSTMGTPGEMDDVLSLVWDGTFTPYVREVLPMSETARAHEMLQDREGFGSVVVVPDDEYEEGSYGDVTGSI
- a CDS encoding MogA/MoaB family molybdenum cofactor biosynthesis protein encodes the protein MSDDGHNHDHAHEEEPDPHDHDHSHDHDHGGHSHHAHDVETISAGVVTVSSTRSVKDDPAGDAIVKAFEDGGHEVEVRELVNDDLDGIQSTVDRLVARDDVNTVVTTGGTGVTPDDVTIDAVRPVLRTELPGFGELFRRLSYEEVGTRVVGTRALAGIARGVPVFCLPGSENAARLGAEEIIVPEAPHLAGLADRGADRETAAAADADAEGSGPESDGE
- the rtcA gene encoding RNA 3'-terminal phosphate cyclase, whose protein sequence is MLELDGSAGGGQLLRTALGLSAVTGRSFEMTGIRGDRPDPGLKPQHLAAVEAVAAACDAAVADAEYGSETLTFEPGPVRPGEYEVDIDTAGSVLLVFDALVPLSVALDRDEELVVRATGGTDVKWAPTTDHYRRVKLPLARRAGIDARVALSRRGFFPVGGGEASLRLGSADPSPLELTGAGPTERLAVHSVAAEALADADVAERGARAARQALRDLTRLPVETHPEYVETDSAGAVLTVVAHGPDAGAGFDGLGEQGKPMEDVAGDAVGAFDRFRRAGGTAEGGPAVDVHTADQLAVVLALAGGEVTTRRLTDHLRTNRDLVAAFGGSLELDGGDPATVRCDDPLVG
- a CDS encoding 5-formyltetrahydrofolate cyclo-ligase, with translation MDKQSLRERVWDALEDEGVARFPFPPHGRIPNFAGADAAAERLTGTEAWRAAETVKANPDAPQLPVRRAALRAGKIVYMAVPRLRDERCFLELDPDVLEDYDAATTVSGIGEHGRQVGPDEMPEVDLVVSGSVAVSASGARIGKGEGFSDLEWAVLRELGLVDEGTPVATTVHELQVRDEEWVTDEHDAALDLVVTPERTVETGAAGKPRGIDWSLLSEADVAEMPVLERFRE